A genomic segment from Acuticoccus sediminis encodes:
- the grpE gene encoding nucleotide exchange factor GrpE — protein sequence MSDETNKNRHEGDTLVPDAAEIMGAGEAAESAAPASDADTALAEARAEVEDMRNQMLRALAEAENVRRRAQRDVSDARQYAVTSFARDLLNVADNFARAMDTVKHADLESLPPEVKGMVEGIQMTERELKSVFERHGIKSLDPTGQKFDPNLHQAMFELENPDVASGTVIQTVQVGSVIGDRVLRPAMVGVSKGGPKPGQPKAEGEGDAGATGDAA from the coding sequence ATGTCTGACGAGACGAACAAGAATCGGCACGAGGGGGACACCCTCGTGCCCGACGCCGCCGAGATCATGGGCGCGGGCGAGGCGGCGGAGTCCGCCGCTCCCGCTTCCGACGCGGACACGGCGCTCGCCGAGGCCCGCGCCGAGGTGGAGGACATGCGCAACCAGATGCTGCGTGCCCTCGCCGAGGCCGAGAACGTGCGCCGCCGCGCCCAGCGCGACGTGAGCGACGCACGACAGTATGCCGTGACGAGCTTCGCCCGCGATCTCCTCAACGTCGCCGACAACTTCGCCCGCGCGATGGACACGGTGAAGCATGCCGACCTCGAATCCCTGCCGCCCGAGGTGAAGGGGATGGTCGAAGGCATCCAGATGACCGAGCGCGAGCTGAAGTCCGTCTTCGAGCGGCACGGCATCAAGAGCCTCGACCCGACCGGGCAGAAGTTCGACCCGAACCTCCACCAGGCGATGTTCGAGCTCGAGAATCCCGACGTCGCGTCCGGCACGGTGATCCAGACCGTGCAGGTCGGCTCGGTGATCGGCGATCGCGTCCTGCGCCCCGCCATGGTGGGCGTGTCGAAGGGCGGTCCCAAGCCCGGCCAGCCGAAGGCCGAAGGCGAGGGCGACGCCGGGGCGACCGGAGACGCGGCCTGA
- the trxA gene encoding thioredoxin TrxA produces MSSTTVTDATFDSDVIKADEPVVVDFWAEWCGPCKMISPALEEIAAEMDGKVKIAKMNVDENQDTVMKYGIRSIPTLIMFKNGEPTATQVGAAPKGKLVDWIKSSI; encoded by the coding sequence ATGTCCTCCACAACGGTCACGGACGCGACCTTCGACAGCGATGTCATCAAGGCCGACGAACCCGTCGTCGTCGACTTCTGGGCCGAGTGGTGCGGCCCCTGCAAAATGATCTCCCCGGCGCTCGAAGAAATCGCCGCCGAGATGGATGGCAAAGTCAAAATCGCCAAGATGAACGTGGACGAGAACCAGGACACCGTCATGAAGTACGGCATCCGCTCGATCCCCACGCTCATCATGTTCAAGAACGGCGAGCCGACGGCCACGCAAGTGGGCGCTGCCCCGAAGGGCAAGCTCGTCGACTGGATCAAGTCCTCTATCTAA
- a CDS encoding capsular biosynthesis protein, which yields MAFRGRLADWPAFVGAFMERHAITAVLMHSEQRPYHHEAAAEARRRGIDVIVTELGYLRPDWMTIEKYGNSVDSLFPTDPDTIRALAAGVPDVDTAVRYPREAGLETVDDLKTNLANVFLWFTYPHYRQHGLYHPFVAYARFLWREGQLSRRNAAARAVRDRLAAPFFLFAMQTDTDFQIRTNSQYADTTEALTEVFASFAAHAPAGTRLVVKKHPGDLGPVHWAERVPQLAAAAGIAGRVAFVDGLPMSEWTHDAAGLVTINSSAGLDGLAAGIPTITLSPAIYDVPGLTAQQPLDAFWTAPQVPDPALFAAYRKALAASIQVRGTIYSRAGTRAAAEAMANRILTGTVNAPDPADRTPPRYARAGALGIRPR from the coding sequence GTGGCCTTTCGCGGGCGGCTGGCCGACTGGCCGGCGTTCGTCGGCGCCTTCATGGAGCGCCACGCCATCACCGCCGTCCTGATGCACTCGGAGCAGCGCCCGTACCATCACGAGGCCGCGGCCGAGGCGCGGCGGCGGGGCATCGACGTCATCGTCACCGAACTCGGCTACCTTCGGCCGGACTGGATGACGATCGAGAAGTACGGCAACTCGGTCGATTCGCTGTTCCCCACCGATCCGGACACCATCCGCGCCCTCGCCGCCGGCGTGCCGGACGTCGACACGGCCGTCCGCTACCCGCGCGAGGCCGGCCTCGAGACCGTCGACGACCTGAAGACGAACCTCGCCAACGTCTTCCTCTGGTTCACCTATCCGCACTACCGCCAGCACGGGCTCTACCACCCGTTCGTCGCCTACGCGCGGTTCCTGTGGCGCGAGGGCCAGCTCTCTCGCCGCAACGCCGCCGCCCGGGCGGTGCGCGACCGTCTCGCCGCGCCCTTCTTCCTCTTCGCGATGCAGACGGACACGGACTTCCAGATCCGCACGAACTCCCAGTACGCGGACACGACCGAGGCGCTGACGGAGGTCTTCGCCTCCTTTGCGGCCCACGCCCCGGCGGGGACGCGCCTCGTCGTCAAGAAGCACCCCGGCGACCTCGGGCCGGTCCACTGGGCGGAGCGTGTGCCGCAACTCGCCGCCGCCGCCGGAATCGCCGGGCGCGTTGCGTTCGTGGACGGCCTGCCGATGTCGGAATGGACGCACGACGCGGCCGGTCTCGTGACGATCAACTCGTCCGCCGGCCTCGACGGTCTCGCCGCCGGCATCCCGACGATCACCCTGTCGCCGGCGATCTACGACGTCCCCGGCCTGACGGCGCAGCAGCCGCTCGACGCCTTCTGGACCGCGCCGCAGGTACCGGACCCGGCTCTCTTCGCCGCCTACCGCAAGGCGCTCGCCGCCAGCATCCAGGTGCGCGGGACGATCTATTCGCGCGCCGGCACCCGCGCCGCCGCCGAGGCGATGGCGAACCGCATCCTCACCGGCACCGTCAACGCCCCCGACCCCGCCGACCGGACGCCGCCGCGCTACGCGCGGGCGGGCGCCCTCGGCATCCGCCCTCGCTAG
- the tsaE gene encoding tRNA (adenosine(37)-N6)-threonylcarbamoyltransferase complex ATPase subunit type 1 TsaE: protein MSDVATVDIEVDSEAEMVAFGADLAGTLRKGDRVGLVGDLGAGKSTLARATLRSLAGDPAFEVPSPTFTIVQDYPELTPRVRHVDLYRVEGGDTEELGLGEGDAAELIEWPREALPVTLAIAFGPHEEARTITVTAPPAWAERLRRQREASAFLARAGWGEARRQPLKTDASTRGYARVVGGTNAVLMDAPVFTPMPGSYPLRARLADGNLNAFIAVGEALRAAGLAAPAVIAADMKKGFLLLEDYGDDKIAGATGIYPERYAVAVEAIAAFHNAPPALPLPGDPPYQPPMFDADLSDIEVALFPEWYLRAPLDPDYAAMWRAVISALPREDDRLSLRDFHSPNLMWRAGEEGISRIGFLDYQDAMIAPSAYDVVSLAQDARIDVPDDVEADLLARYLAARPGLDRTAFMRAYHVLGAQRATRVLGVFRRLNDRDGKPQYLAHIPRVRRALAKNLRAEPSLAPLAGWFATHSDVMSA, encoded by the coding sequence ATGAGCGACGTCGCCACGGTCGACATCGAGGTCGACAGCGAAGCGGAAATGGTGGCCTTCGGGGCCGATCTCGCCGGAACGCTGCGCAAGGGCGACCGGGTCGGCCTCGTCGGCGACCTCGGCGCGGGCAAGTCCACCCTGGCGCGGGCGACCCTGCGCAGCCTGGCCGGCGACCCGGCCTTCGAGGTGCCGAGCCCGACCTTCACCATCGTGCAGGACTATCCCGAGCTGACCCCCCGCGTGCGTCACGTCGACCTCTACCGCGTCGAGGGCGGCGACACCGAGGAGCTGGGGCTCGGCGAGGGGGACGCCGCCGAGCTCATCGAATGGCCGCGCGAGGCGCTGCCGGTCACCCTCGCCATCGCCTTCGGCCCCCACGAGGAGGCGCGCACGATCACCGTCACCGCCCCGCCGGCGTGGGCCGAACGGCTCCGCCGCCAGCGCGAGGCGAGCGCGTTCCTCGCCCGCGCCGGCTGGGGCGAGGCGCGCCGGCAGCCGCTGAAGACCGACGCCTCGACCCGCGGCTACGCCCGAGTCGTCGGCGGAACGAACGCGGTCCTGATGGACGCGCCGGTCTTCACTCCCATGCCCGGCAGCTACCCGCTTCGGGCGCGGCTGGCGGACGGCAACCTCAACGCCTTCATCGCCGTCGGCGAGGCCCTCCGGGCCGCGGGGCTCGCCGCGCCGGCCGTCATCGCCGCGGACATGAAGAAGGGCTTCCTCCTCCTCGAGGACTACGGCGACGACAAGATCGCGGGCGCCACCGGGATCTACCCCGAGCGCTACGCCGTCGCCGTGGAGGCCATCGCCGCGTTCCACAATGCACCGCCGGCGCTGCCGCTGCCGGGAGATCCGCCCTACCAGCCGCCGATGTTCGACGCGGACCTCTCCGACATCGAGGTCGCGCTCTTTCCCGAGTGGTACCTGCGCGCGCCCCTCGACCCGGACTACGCGGCGATGTGGCGCGCCGTCATTTCCGCGCTGCCGCGGGAGGACGACCGCCTGTCGCTGCGGGACTTCCACTCGCCCAACCTGATGTGGCGGGCGGGCGAAGAAGGAATTTCCCGGATCGGCTTTCTGGACTATCAGGATGCGATGATCGCACCCAGCGCATACGACGTCGTCTCCCTCGCCCAGGACGCGCGGATCGACGTGCCCGACGACGTCGAGGCCGACCTCCTCGCGCGCTACCTCGCCGCGCGGCCCGGACTCGACCGGACCGCCTTCATGCGCGCATACCACGTCCTCGGCGCACAGCGGGCCACTCGCGTGCTAGGAGTGTTCCGCCGCCTCAACGACCGGGACGGCAAACCGCAATACCTCGCCCATATTCCGCGCGTGCGGCGGGCGCTGGCCAAGAACCTCAGAGCCGAACCGTCGCTGGCCCCGCTGGCCGGCTGGTTCGCCACCCATTCGGACGTGATGAGCGCATGA
- a CDS encoding PD-(D/E)XK nuclease family protein, which produces MKVLTVDPGDPFLPTLAARLADGTLWPDGLPDDPLALADATVYLPTRRAARALATAILEAAPTRATVLPRIEALGDPEEEPEGRPGVMSSLEARVVLARLVTAWAGAIQTGDPTIRPLVSTSGPDTVRLAGDLLALLDQVETQEADWRDLPGLVQRTDLAEHWKITTDFLTIATEAWPAHLDAARKITEAAARRADAEAAERRIAEARGPIIVAGSTGSIPATRRLIAAIARSPWGVVVLPGFDRAASPADWGALAEAHDAPGHVQYGMKQLVDALGLAPDAVGRLAPAGPSATPPTRTAALSAALRPAPATGAWRDDRHTIDLADAFGGLTLVEAADEREEAAAIALAMRQSVALGETVALITPHRALARRVTHHLRIWDIRVDDSGGEPLAVTPAGVLARLIAATASGGSAAEWLALLKHDGARFEAERGATAAVERLLRGPRIAPGRMLDAMASLGEAAAALAGAIRTVYAPLLTLGAGRATVGAFAEATRTVFEAVADPTLGSRDAVVAMLAEVAVRHELTIPAADWPATFEALLDGIVVRARPLDDAVRILGPLEARLQSFDHAVLGGLNEGTWPASPDPGPWMSRGMMGAFGIDLPERRIGLSAHDFFTAAHQPRVTLTRARKAAGEPTVASRWWQRLAAFAGEAADLARARGAELTAWAAMLEQRPATPGAPRPFPKPPVAVRPTSFSVTEIARLVRDPYAIYARHVLGLDPLDPLDQEPGAGDRGELFHEVLARFIGNGDHRQPDAEARFSAIVDAALRELAFAPEAQALWGARLRYLAPFVIAAERERADRADRSLVEVKARTDLAGGPTLRGRIDRIDLGAAGAEIIDYKTGSPPTGKQVQTFLEPQLPLEAVLLRAGAVEGAPADLPLTGLAYVAIGAGRNPVHWSGVAGDDAAALADEARGRLIALHTLYQSEEQGYLSRARPMRESDVGDYDHLARSAEWQNE; this is translated from the coding sequence GTGAAGGTCCTCACCGTCGATCCGGGCGACCCGTTCCTGCCGACGCTGGCCGCGCGCCTCGCCGACGGGACCCTCTGGCCGGACGGCCTGCCCGACGACCCGCTCGCCCTCGCCGACGCGACCGTCTACCTCCCCACCCGCCGCGCCGCCCGCGCGCTCGCCACCGCCATCCTGGAGGCGGCGCCCACCCGGGCGACGGTACTGCCCCGGATCGAGGCGCTGGGCGACCCCGAGGAGGAGCCGGAAGGCCGCCCCGGCGTCATGAGCAGCCTCGAGGCCCGCGTCGTCCTCGCCCGCCTCGTCACCGCCTGGGCCGGGGCGATCCAGACCGGCGATCCCACGATCCGCCCGCTCGTCTCCACCTCCGGACCGGACACCGTGCGCCTCGCCGGCGACCTGCTGGCGCTCCTCGACCAGGTCGAGACGCAGGAGGCCGACTGGCGCGACCTCCCCGGCCTCGTCCAGCGCACCGACCTCGCCGAGCACTGGAAGATCACCACCGACTTCCTGACCATCGCGACCGAGGCCTGGCCCGCGCACCTCGACGCCGCGCGGAAGATCACCGAGGCGGCCGCCCGCCGCGCCGACGCCGAGGCCGCCGAGCGCCGCATCGCCGAGGCGCGCGGCCCCATCATCGTCGCCGGCTCCACCGGCTCGATTCCCGCGACGCGGCGCCTGATCGCCGCCATCGCCCGCAGCCCATGGGGCGTCGTCGTCCTCCCCGGCTTCGACCGCGCCGCCAGCCCGGCCGACTGGGGCGCGCTCGCCGAGGCGCACGACGCGCCGGGCCACGTCCAGTACGGCATGAAGCAGCTCGTCGACGCGCTGGGGCTCGCACCGGACGCGGTCGGCCGCCTCGCCCCCGCCGGCCCGTCCGCGACGCCCCCGACCCGCACGGCAGCATTGTCGGCCGCGCTCCGCCCGGCGCCCGCCACCGGCGCCTGGCGCGACGACCGGCACACCATCGACCTCGCCGACGCCTTCGGCGGTCTCACCCTCGTCGAGGCGGCCGACGAGCGCGAGGAAGCCGCCGCCATCGCGCTGGCGATGCGCCAGTCGGTAGCGCTCGGCGAGACGGTCGCGCTCATCACGCCGCATCGTGCGCTCGCCCGCCGCGTCACGCACCACCTCCGGATCTGGGACATCCGGGTCGACGATTCCGGCGGCGAGCCGCTCGCCGTGACGCCCGCCGGGGTCCTCGCCCGGCTGATCGCCGCCACGGCCTCCGGCGGCAGCGCGGCCGAATGGCTGGCGCTGCTTAAGCACGACGGCGCCCGGTTCGAGGCCGAGCGCGGCGCCACCGCCGCGGTGGAGCGGCTGCTCCGCGGTCCCCGCATCGCGCCGGGCCGGATGCTGGACGCCATGGCGAGCCTCGGCGAGGCCGCGGCGGCGCTCGCCGGCGCCATCCGCACCGTCTACGCGCCGCTCCTGACGCTCGGCGCCGGACGCGCCACCGTCGGCGCCTTCGCCGAGGCGACGCGCACCGTCTTCGAGGCCGTCGCCGACCCCACTCTCGGCTCGCGCGACGCCGTCGTGGCGATGCTGGCCGAGGTCGCGGTCCGGCACGAGCTGACCATCCCCGCCGCCGACTGGCCCGCGACGTTCGAGGCGCTGCTCGACGGGATCGTCGTGCGCGCCCGGCCGCTGGACGACGCGGTGCGCATCCTCGGCCCGCTGGAAGCCCGGCTGCAGTCGTTCGACCACGCGGTCCTCGGCGGTCTCAACGAGGGCACCTGGCCCGCCTCGCCCGATCCCGGCCCGTGGATGAGCCGCGGCATGATGGGCGCGTTCGGGATCGACCTGCCCGAGCGGCGCATCGGCCTCTCGGCGCACGACTTCTTCACCGCCGCGCACCAGCCGCGCGTCACCCTGACCCGCGCCCGCAAGGCGGCCGGTGAGCCCACCGTCGCCTCGCGCTGGTGGCAGCGCCTCGCCGCCTTCGCCGGCGAGGCCGCCGACCTCGCCCGCGCGCGCGGCGCCGAGCTGACCGCCTGGGCCGCCATGCTGGAGCAGCGCCCCGCGACGCCGGGCGCCCCGCGCCCCTTCCCGAAGCCGCCGGTCGCGGTGCGACCGACGTCCTTCTCCGTCACCGAGATCGCCCGCCTGGTGCGCGACCCCTACGCGATCTACGCACGGCACGTCCTCGGCCTCGACCCGCTCGACCCGCTCGACCAGGAGCCCGGCGCGGGCGACAGGGGCGAGCTCTTCCACGAGGTCCTTGCCCGCTTCATCGGCAACGGCGACCACCGCCAGCCGGACGCCGAGGCGCGCTTCTCCGCGATCGTCGACGCCGCCCTGCGCGAGCTCGCCTTCGCGCCAGAGGCGCAGGCGCTCTGGGGGGCGCGGCTCAGGTATCTCGCCCCCTTCGTGATCGCAGCCGAGCGGGAACGGGCCGACCGGGCCGACCGCTCACTCGTCGAGGTGAAGGCGCGGACGGATCTTGCCGGAGGCCCGACCCTGCGCGGGCGGATCGACCGGATCGACCTCGGCGCCGCCGGAGCCGAGATCATCGACTACAAGACCGGCAGTCCGCCGACCGGCAAGCAGGTGCAGACCTTCCTCGAGCCGCAGCTCCCCCTCGAGGCGGTGCTGCTGCGCGCCGGCGCCGTCGAGGGCGCCCCGGCCGACCTCCCGCTCACCGGCCTCGCCTATGTCGCGATCGGCGCCGGGCGAAACCCGGTGCACTGGTCGGGCGTCGCCGGCGACGACGCCGCCGCCCTCGCCGACGAGGCGCGCGGCCGGCTGATCGCCCTCCACACGCTCTACCAGAGCGAGGAGCAGGGCTACCTCTCCCGCGCCCGCCCCATGCGCGAGTCCGACGTCGGCGACTACGACCACCTCGCCCGCTCCGCGGAGTGGCAGAACGAATGA
- a CDS encoding nucleotidyltransferase family protein → MSGLSAMIFAAGRGTRMRPLTAITPKPLIEVFGKAMIDHVFTRLDDAGVKRYVVNVHYLADMIEVHVRRHAPGAVTISDERSGLLDTGGGLVKALPHLGDKPFIVANSDTFWLEGAFPTLRRVIDSFDPEKMDALLVLAPTVTAVGYDGRGDFQLETDGRLTRRREYTVAPFVYAGCAMMSPAALADPPGDVFSLNVIFDRLIAKGRLYGVRLDGLWLHVGTPRAIRDAERAIRASAA, encoded by the coding sequence ATGAGCGGTCTCTCAGCGATGATCTTCGCCGCCGGACGCGGCACGCGGATGCGGCCGCTCACGGCCATCACCCCCAAGCCCCTCATCGAGGTGTTCGGCAAGGCGATGATCGACCACGTGTTCACCCGGCTCGATGATGCCGGCGTCAAACGCTACGTCGTCAACGTGCACTACCTCGCCGACATGATCGAGGTTCACGTGCGCCGCCATGCGCCGGGCGCCGTGACGATCTCCGACGAGCGGTCGGGACTGCTCGACACCGGCGGCGGCCTCGTCAAGGCGCTGCCGCATCTCGGCGACAAGCCCTTCATCGTCGCGAATTCCGACACCTTCTGGCTGGAGGGCGCGTTCCCGACGCTGAGGCGCGTCATCGACAGCTTCGATCCGGAGAAGATGGACGCCCTCCTCGTCCTCGCCCCCACCGTGACCGCGGTCGGCTACGACGGCCGGGGCGACTTCCAGCTCGAGACGGACGGCCGCCTCACCCGCCGGCGCGAGTACACCGTCGCCCCGTTCGTCTATGCCGGCTGCGCGATGATGTCGCCCGCCGCGCTCGCCGACCCTCCGGGCGACGTCTTCTCGCTCAACGTGATCTTCGACCGGCTGATCGCGAAGGGGCGGCTCTACGGCGTGCGGCTCGACGGGCTGTGGCTCCATGTCGGCACCCCGCGGGCGATCCGAGACGCGGAGCGAGCGATCCGCGCCAGCGCGGCGTGA
- the addA gene encoding double-strand break repair helicase AddA, with amino-acid sequence MSLRVPPEADDAQRRSSDPAASVWVSANAGAGKTYVLSQRVVRLLLSGVPPRTILCLTYTNAAAAEMAQRVYTALAALAALPDDRLAAQVARLAPNADPDAAALRARTLFAEALETPGGLKVQTIHAFAAALLRRFPLEANISGSFQVLDDAMREELTDRAIANVLARGTIDPGGPVGGYIDALLPHVSDFGLVGSLKAVLGERRRLTRWLGMGASDERLAESLSRALAPADPGPPLSDDTCRALAEALRAANAGKGTIERIETALNCPAEERDPHWNAIFLTGTGEPRKIGGIAPKKVLEAWPGLADLVAAEQDRLARAADAGRATAAIAATVPLMQLAWLVEEELTAAKRRRGVIDYDEQIETAMNLVRSGTAAAWVRYKLDEGIDHVMVDEAQDTSPPQWQLVEALTGEFFAGRGAKDVHRTLFVVGDEKQSIYSFQGAAPQLFGEKRAHYQAAASDAGLTFRAVDLAHSMRSAPQVLSAVDRVFADGSLAASVGADPGAVRHVAVKDGPGGVDLWPLFFDEEDDRSEAWDAPFDQAPDNAGVVKLVRAIADTIEAWTGGEGPGGAPPVRPGDIMILSRKRGAFANLMNRELKNRGIPTAGADRLTITDHIAVQDMVALARALLSRDDLSLATVLKSPLFGFSEDALFEVAHGREGSLLDALAEGDMFARVAHTTLMRWRVLARTRRPFDFFSAILVGEGRRADFAARLGSEAEDALDAFLDEAFAFESRDVPTLETFLMRLSKTKAELRRSSDGTVDAVRVMTAHGSKGLEAKVVFLADVGTQATNPSRSPVVPVAAPAPGYDDVLVYAPNKDYQSEPVRAVLSAKSEAEFAEHYRLLYVAMTRAEQHLVVCGAYGKRKPQSGMWHEMVEAALSPDGERAEMPSGEGLAWRNPAPIPAPAPERAEPAAPPPQRPAWLDEPATIDSDTPEPLIPSDGEHLTAVGIPVIERRPLDAVAFGTIMHLLLERDEPVDAMAARVARAHPALPPEETVAIAREAEAVLALPGLAGPARREVDVMGDILVDGVARRASGRIDRLQLSPGRVVIVDYKTDRIVPRRAAEAPEAYRRQLAIYRALVRQMLPGTTVGTAIVWTANATMMEMDGVLPAIGMTTAA; translated from the coding sequence ATGAGCCTGCGCGTCCCGCCCGAGGCCGACGACGCGCAGCGCCGCTCGTCCGACCCTGCCGCCTCCGTATGGGTCTCGGCGAACGCCGGGGCGGGCAAGACGTACGTGCTGTCGCAGCGCGTCGTGCGGCTCCTCCTGTCGGGCGTGCCGCCGCGCACGATCCTGTGCCTCACCTACACCAATGCCGCGGCCGCGGAGATGGCGCAGCGGGTCTATACCGCGCTGGCGGCGCTGGCCGCGCTCCCCGACGACCGCCTGGCCGCCCAGGTCGCCCGCCTCGCCCCCAACGCGGACCCCGACGCTGCGGCGCTGCGCGCGCGCACCCTCTTCGCCGAGGCGCTCGAGACGCCGGGCGGCCTCAAGGTGCAGACGATCCACGCCTTCGCCGCCGCGCTCCTGCGGCGCTTCCCGCTCGAGGCCAACATCTCCGGCTCGTTCCAGGTGCTGGACGACGCGATGCGCGAGGAACTGACCGACCGCGCCATCGCCAACGTCCTCGCCCGCGGCACGATCGACCCCGGCGGCCCCGTCGGCGGCTACATCGACGCGCTGCTGCCGCACGTCTCCGACTTCGGCCTCGTCGGCAGCCTCAAGGCGGTGCTGGGCGAGCGGCGGCGCCTGACGCGCTGGCTCGGGATGGGTGCCTCGGACGAGCGCCTCGCCGAGAGCCTGAGCCGCGCGCTCGCCCCCGCCGACCCTGGACCGCCGCTCTCCGACGACACCTGCCGCGCCCTCGCCGAGGCGCTGCGCGCGGCCAACGCCGGCAAGGGGACCATCGAGCGGATCGAAACCGCCCTGAACTGCCCGGCGGAGGAGCGCGATCCCCACTGGAACGCGATCTTCCTCACCGGGACGGGCGAGCCGCGCAAGATCGGCGGCATCGCGCCCAAGAAGGTGCTGGAGGCCTGGCCCGGGCTCGCGGACCTCGTCGCCGCCGAGCAGGACCGCCTCGCGCGCGCCGCCGACGCCGGCCGCGCGACGGCCGCCATCGCCGCCACGGTCCCCCTCATGCAGCTCGCCTGGCTGGTGGAGGAGGAGCTCACCGCCGCCAAGCGCCGCCGCGGGGTCATCGACTACGACGAGCAGATCGAGACCGCGATGAACCTCGTGCGCTCCGGCACGGCGGCGGCCTGGGTGCGCTACAAGCTCGACGAGGGGATCGACCACGTGATGGTCGACGAGGCGCAGGACACATCCCCGCCGCAGTGGCAGCTCGTGGAGGCGCTGACCGGCGAGTTCTTCGCCGGACGCGGCGCAAAGGACGTCCACCGCACGCTCTTCGTGGTGGGCGACGAGAAGCAGTCCATCTACTCCTTCCAGGGCGCCGCCCCGCAGCTCTTCGGCGAGAAGCGCGCGCACTACCAGGCGGCCGCCTCGGACGCCGGACTCACCTTCCGCGCGGTCGACCTCGCCCACTCAATGCGCTCCGCCCCGCAGGTCCTCTCCGCGGTCGACCGCGTGTTCGCGGACGGCAGCCTCGCCGCGTCGGTCGGCGCGGACCCCGGCGCCGTGCGCCACGTGGCGGTGAAGGACGGCCCGGGCGGCGTCGACCTCTGGCCCCTCTTCTTCGACGAGGAGGACGACAGGTCCGAGGCCTGGGACGCGCCGTTCGACCAGGCCCCGGACAACGCCGGCGTCGTGAAGCTCGTGCGCGCCATCGCCGACACCATCGAGGCCTGGACCGGCGGCGAAGGTCCCGGCGGCGCGCCGCCGGTGAGGCCGGGCGACATCATGATCCTGTCGCGCAAGCGCGGCGCCTTCGCCAACCTGATGAACCGGGAGCTGAAGAACCGCGGCATCCCGACCGCGGGCGCGGACCGGCTCACCATCACCGACCACATCGCCGTGCAGGACATGGTCGCGCTCGCCCGCGCGCTGCTGTCGCGCGACGACCTCTCGCTGGCGACGGTCCTGAAGAGCCCGCTGTTCGGCTTCTCGGAGGATGCGTTGTTCGAGGTCGCCCACGGCCGCGAGGGCTCCCTCCTCGACGCCCTCGCCGAGGGCGACATGTTCGCCCGCGTCGCCCACACGACGCTGATGCGCTGGCGCGTCCTCGCCCGCACCCGGCGCCCGTTCGACTTCTTCTCCGCGATCCTCGTCGGCGAGGGCCGGCGGGCCGACTTCGCCGCCCGGCTCGGCTCGGAGGCGGAGGACGCGCTCGACGCCTTCCTCGACGAGGCGTTCGCGTTCGAGAGCCGGGACGTTCCGACCCTCGAGACCTTCCTGATGCGCCTGTCCAAGACGAAGGCGGAGTTGCGCCGCTCCTCGGACGGTACTGTGGACGCGGTGCGTGTCATGACCGCGCACGGCTCCAAGGGGCTGGAGGCGAAGGTCGTCTTCCTCGCCGACGTCGGTACCCAGGCGACGAACCCCAGCCGCAGCCCGGTCGTGCCCGTCGCCGCCCCCGCCCCGGGCTATGACGACGTCCTCGTCTACGCCCCCAACAAGGACTACCAGAGCGAGCCCGTCCGCGCCGTGCTGAGCGCGAAGTCGGAGGCGGAGTTCGCCGAGCACTACCGCCTGCTCTACGTGGCGATGACGCGGGCGGAGCAGCACCTCGTCGTCTGCGGCGCCTACGGAAAGCGCAAGCCGCAGAGCGGGATGTGGCACGAGATGGTCGAGGCCGCCCTCTCGCCCGACGGCGAGCGGGCCGAGATGCCGAGCGGCGAGGGCCTCGCCTGGCGCAACCCTGCCCCGATCCCGGCCCCCGCGCCGGAGCGGGCCGAGCCCGCCGCCCCGCCGCCGCAGCGCCCGGCCTGGCTCGACGAGCCCGCGACCATCGACAGCGACACGCCGGAGCCGCTGATCCCCTCGGACGGCGAGCACCTCACGGCCGTCGGCATCCCGGTGATCGAGCGCCGCCCCCTGGACGCCGTCGCATTCGGCACGATCATGCACCTCCTGCTCGAGCGCGACGAACCGGTCGACGCCATGGCGGCGCGCGTCGCCCGGGCGCACCCCGCGCTCCCTCCGGAGGAGACGGTTGCGATCGCGCGGGAGGCCGAGGCCGTCCTGGCTCTCCCCGGCCTTGCCGGACCGGCCCGGCGCGAGGTCGACGTGATGGGCGACATCCTCGTCGACGGGGTCGCCCGGCGGGCGAGCGGGCGCATCGACCGCCTCCAGTTGTCCCCCGGCCGCGTCGTGATTGTGGATTACAAGACCGACCGCATCGTGCCGCGCCGCGCGGCGGAGGCGCCGGAGGCCTACCGCCGTCAGCTCGCCATCTACCGGGCGTTGGTGCGGCAGATGCTTCCCGGAACGACCGTCGGAACGGCGATTGTGTGGACCGCAAACGCCACAATGATGGAAATGGATGGGGTGCTGCCCGCCATTGGCATGACGACCGCTGCTTGA